From the Ruminiclostridium josui JCM 17888 genome, one window contains:
- the hpt gene encoding hypoxanthine phosphoribosyltransferase: MDVVERVLVSKEQLEKQVEELGARISKDYAGQELVIIGVLKGGFIFLADLARKITIPVDLDFMSVSSYGNSSKSSGVVKIIKDVDANITGKHVLIVEDIIDTGLTLNHLVELLKTRGPLSVKICAALDKPSRRKVDLKVDYKGIEIPDEFVIGYGLDYAGKYRNIPEVCVLKREVYTKE, translated from the coding sequence ATGGATGTAGTAGAGAGAGTATTGGTTTCAAAGGAACAGTTGGAGAAACAGGTTGAAGAACTTGGGGCTAGAATTTCAAAAGACTATGCGGGACAGGAGTTAGTTATTATTGGTGTTCTGAAAGGAGGATTTATTTTTCTTGCAGACTTAGCCAGAAAGATAACCATTCCTGTTGACTTGGACTTTATGTCTGTATCAAGTTATGGTAACTCATCAAAATCATCAGGAGTTGTTAAAATAATAAAGGACGTTGATGCTAATATTACCGGAAAACATGTATTGATAGTTGAGGATATTATAGACACAGGTCTAACCCTCAACCATTTGGTAGAACTCCTCAAAACAAGGGGACCGCTCAGTGTTAAGATATGTGCGGCACTTGATAAACCATCAAGAAGAAAGGTTGACCTCAAAGTTGACTATAAAGGAATTGAGATACCTGATGAGTTTGTAATCGGTTACGGACTTGACTATGCGGGCAAATACAGAAATATACCTGAAGTGTGCGTGCTAAAAAGAGAAGTGTACACAAAAGAATAA
- the tilS gene encoding tRNA lysidine(34) synthetase TilS — protein MLKQLVLETIKNKGLINYGEGVIVGISGGYDSVCLLHVLYSISKELGIKIYPVHINHMLRGEEALRDENFVRSFCSSLGLEVYVKHIDVAKKAKSEKTSLEEAGRNARYETFSIVAEEQGASKIAVAHSRNDQAETILMRICRGTGLEGLRGMEYKRDNIIRPLLDVDRYQIEEYVKGMGIEAVTDSSNLHTDYFRNRIRLNVIPAINEASGADVTENLLRLSKIVVAEDDYLRYNSELYYQKSVLSEKRMYTELDLKILMEVHQAVRLRMLRIAVGKTCGTLNGFEYIHMDKLNNLIENGRTGAQIDLPHSMTAVRTYNSLILKEQGKVIRKQFEEILQIPGETEIQNEGIVVKTEIIKIESIKNFGEFINCNEKVHTKFIDLDKLISSGKSILLRNRRDGDIFKPLKSNGTKKLKEYFIDNKVPREIRDIIPLIALGKEIVWIVGNKISDNYKVTDNTKNVLKISCILEKK, from the coding sequence ATGCTCAAACAATTGGTTTTAGAAACCATTAAAAATAAGGGGCTCATTAATTATGGAGAAGGCGTAATTGTGGGCATATCCGGAGGATATGACTCAGTATGCCTGCTCCATGTCTTGTATTCTATCTCCAAGGAATTGGGAATAAAAATATATCCTGTACACATAAACCATATGTTAAGGGGGGAAGAAGCTCTCAGGGATGAGAATTTTGTAAGAAGCTTTTGCTCCTCTTTAGGCCTTGAAGTTTACGTAAAACATATAGATGTTGCCAAAAAAGCCAAGAGTGAAAAAACGTCTCTGGAGGAAGCCGGCAGAAATGCCAGATACGAAACATTTAGCATTGTTGCGGAAGAACAAGGTGCCTCAAAAATTGCTGTTGCCCATTCCAGAAATGATCAGGCTGAAACCATTTTAATGAGAATTTGCAGAGGTACAGGTTTGGAAGGGCTTAGAGGAATGGAGTATAAAAGAGATAACATAATACGCCCTCTGTTGGATGTGGACAGGTATCAGATAGAAGAGTATGTAAAGGGAATGGGGATAGAAGCGGTTACAGACAGCTCAAATCTTCATACGGATTATTTCAGAAACAGAATAAGGCTTAATGTAATTCCGGCAATTAATGAGGCATCTGGGGCGGATGTTACAGAAAATTTACTAAGATTATCTAAAATAGTTGTAGCAGAGGATGATTATTTAAGATATAATTCTGAATTATACTATCAAAAATCAGTTCTTTCGGAAAAGAGAATGTATACAGAACTTGATTTGAAGATATTAATGGAAGTTCATCAAGCTGTCAGATTACGCATGTTAAGGATAGCAGTAGGGAAAACCTGTGGAACCCTTAACGGGTTTGAATACATTCATATGGATAAGCTCAACAACCTTATTGAAAACGGAAGAACAGGTGCTCAGATTGATTTACCTCATTCGATGACAGCGGTTAGGACTTATAACTCTTTGATTTTAAAAGAACAGGGGAAAGTAATCCGAAAGCAGTTTGAAGAAATTCTTCAAATTCCGGGAGAAACTGAAATACAAAATGAAGGTATAGTTGTTAAAACTGAAATTATAAAAATAGAATCAATTAAAAACTTTGGGGAATTTATAAATTGTAATGAAAAAGTTCATACTAAATTTATTGATTTGGATAAATTGATTTCATCTGGGAAAAGTATTCTTCTTAGAAACAGAAGAGACGGAGATATTTTTAAGCCATTAAAGTCAAATGGTACTAAGAAGTTAAAGGAGTACTTTATAGATAATAAGGTTCCCAGAGAGATTAGAGATATTATTCCGCTTATAGCATTGGGAAAAGAAATAGTTTGGATAGTAGGAAACAAAATAAGTGATAATTATAAAGTAACTGACAATACTAAAAACGTATTGAAGATTTCTTGTATTTTAGAGAAAAAATAA
- the ftsH gene encoding ATP-dependent zinc metalloprotease FtsH, translating to MKYFKGISFYIIIFILILVVITFFTQGDNPPKMSYSQLLTEIKAGNVKSIGLQTDTATIELKKPKENNRTKFVVIVPPDVTSASDRFTAALDSNLIEDFHVTQPPQPPWWVSMLPTVGLVIILILIWFFFIQQSQGGGGGNRVMSFGKSRAKMTVDDKKKVTFENVAGADEEKEELAEIVEFLKAPKKFVELGARIPKGVLLVGPPGTGKTLLAKAVSGEAGVPFFSISGSDFVEMFVGVGASRVRDLFEQAKKNSPCIVFIDEIDAVGRHRGAGLGGGHDEREQTLNQLMVEMDGFGINEGVIILAATNRPDILDPALLRPGRFDRRVVVGLPDIKGREQILKVHSRGKPLADDVKLDDLARITPGFTGADIENLLNEAALLTARANKKKIGNEEIKEAAFKVMMGPEKKSRVMSEHDKKVTAYHEAGHAIAIRLVSSSQKVDRVSIIPAGMAGGYTASRPQEDKSYHTKSQLMEEIIIALGGRAAEDIIMDEVSTGASSDLKKVNQIARNMVTKYGMSEKLGNMIFGNENDEVFIGRDLAQARNYSDEVAAIIDNEVKSIIDSAYEKTVSLLKENIGRLNKLAEVLLEKEKVEGAEFEEIFESAALESSSETPQLEG from the coding sequence TTGAAATATTTTAAGGGTATCAGTTTTTATATAATTATTTTTATACTTATTTTGGTTGTAATAACATTCTTTACACAAGGTGATAATCCGCCTAAAATGAGTTATTCTCAATTATTAACGGAAATAAAGGCCGGAAATGTAAAGAGTATAGGTTTACAAACAGATACAGCTACAATTGAATTGAAAAAGCCAAAGGAAAATAACAGGACCAAATTTGTAGTTATTGTCCCTCCGGATGTAACATCTGCATCTGATAGGTTTACAGCTGCTTTGGATAGTAACCTTATTGAAGATTTTCATGTAACACAGCCGCCTCAACCACCATGGTGGGTTTCAATGCTTCCTACTGTTGGTCTTGTAATAATATTAATTCTTATATGGTTCTTTTTTATCCAGCAGTCTCAAGGCGGAGGCGGGGGCAACAGGGTTATGTCCTTTGGGAAAAGCCGTGCAAAAATGACTGTGGACGATAAAAAGAAGGTCACATTTGAGAATGTAGCAGGTGCAGATGAAGAAAAAGAAGAACTAGCAGAAATTGTTGAGTTTTTGAAAGCACCAAAGAAGTTTGTTGAGTTGGGCGCCAGAATACCAAAGGGTGTACTCCTTGTAGGACCTCCCGGAACTGGTAAAACACTCTTGGCAAAAGCGGTATCAGGTGAAGCTGGAGTACCGTTCTTCAGTATCAGTGGTTCTGACTTTGTTGAAATGTTTGTGGGTGTCGGTGCGTCCCGTGTTCGTGATCTATTTGAACAGGCAAAAAAGAATTCACCATGTATTGTATTCATAGATGAAATAGACGCCGTAGGACGTCACAGAGGTGCCGGATTAGGCGGTGGCCATGATGAAAGAGAACAGACTCTTAACCAGTTGATGGTTGAAATGGATGGCTTTGGTATAAATGAGGGAGTTATTATACTGGCTGCAACAAACAGGCCTGATATATTAGACCCTGCTCTGCTAAGACCAGGTCGTTTTGACAGACGTGTTGTTGTTGGTTTGCCAGATATAAAGGGTAGAGAGCAGATATTAAAAGTTCATTCAAGAGGAAAGCCGTTGGCAGATGATGTAAAACTGGATGATCTTGCGAGAATAACTCCAGGATTTACTGGAGCAGACATTGAAAACCTTTTGAACGAAGCTGCTCTGCTTACTGCCAGAGCCAATAAGAAAAAAATAGGAAATGAAGAGATAAAAGAAGCTGCATTTAAAGTAATGATGGGACCTGAAAAGAAGAGCCGTGTTATGAGTGAACATGATAAGAAGGTTACAGCATACCACGAAGCAGGTCACGCAATAGCAATAAGACTTGTATCCTCAAGCCAGAAGGTAGACAGAGTATCAATTATACCTGCAGGAATGGCAGGGGGATATACTGCAAGCAGACCTCAGGAGGACAAGAGCTATCATACTAAGTCCCAGCTGATGGAAGAAATAATTATTGCGCTTGGCGGAAGAGCGGCTGAGGACATCATAATGGATGAAGTCAGCACCGGAGCATCAAGTGACCTTAAAAAGGTTAATCAGATTGCAAGAAACATGGTTACAAAGTATGGTATGAGTGAAAAACTTGGCAATATGATTTTCGGAAATGAGAATGATGAAGTCTTCATAGGAAGAGATCTTGCTCAGGCCAGAAACTACAGTGATGAGGTTGCAGCAATAATTGATAATGAAGTAAAAAGTATTATTGACAGCGCCTATGAAAAAACTGTGTCCTTGTTAAAAGAAAATATCGGAAGACTTAATAAGCTTGCAGAAGTACTTCTTGAAAAGGAAAAAGTAGAAGGTGCAGAGTTTGAAGAAATTTTTGAAAGTGCAGCATTGGAAAGTTCTTCAGAAACACCTCAGTTGGAAGGTTAA
- a CDS encoding flagellar protein FlgN: MDTGLLKELTDILNKESDIYETFLKLSNNKTDLIVSGNVSELENIVKIEQSLIIKIAKLEDKREKIVESLSTVLGKNPKEITISELTLCIGQEEAAELKECQEKLLNSINSLKAKNELNSKLIKNSLEYIDFSINMMTSVGTVTNSYGSSGNADEVKKRNLFDVKL; this comes from the coding sequence ATGGATACAGGATTATTAAAAGAGTTAACGGATATTCTTAATAAGGAAAGCGATATCTACGAAACATTCTTAAAACTATCAAACAACAAGACAGATTTAATTGTGAGCGGCAATGTTAGTGAACTTGAAAATATCGTTAAAATTGAGCAATCGCTGATAATTAAGATAGCAAAGTTAGAAGACAAAAGAGAAAAGATTGTTGAATCCTTGTCCACAGTCCTTGGTAAAAACCCGAAGGAAATAACAATATCGGAGCTAACTTTGTGTATAGGACAGGAGGAAGCTGCGGAGCTTAAAGAATGTCAGGAAAAATTACTGAATAGTATAAACAGTTTGAAAGCTAAAAATGAGCTTAATTCAAAACTGATAAAGAATTCTTTGGAGTATATTGATTTTTCCATAAATATGATGACAAGTGTGGGTACTGTTACCAATAGTTATGGTAGTTCAGGAAACGCAGACGAGGTAAAAAAGAGAAATTTGTTTGACGTGAAACTTTAA
- a CDS encoding AAA family ATPase, with the protein MATGQFQQQRWSFDSYPVGTKLSIIGRFDYKIYENADNGYKIYTFDIERIVDEDGFEHETQDLISVTGYYEVNDHCAVLPCKIVGTVGVYKGEKQLKADTVEFIEPATNEGIITFLSCGIIKGVGEKTARNIVIGYKTSSGFVEGFGSNTLEVIKNEPLSLVKIKGISADKARLIHDSYMENMEYQNVMIFFQKFGVSSAKAMKIYNTFKGTSIAIAEQNPYMFTNIKGFGFKTCDEIAKKLGIDSHSIFRMEAALKSVLETAETEGHCYLYRQQLLQATSKALSDNVDKISEDELDEAYKRMIKSGLLVNVTYTEEDARYEAVYTREMHKMEYETALAIKNIVRCQPDISVANVDRLIEEFEELKGFELEEMQKESVRAVFETNMLILTGSAGSGKTTTVECMIYVLQRVFENREEMSFMLAAPTGKAAKRLTEITGFEAMTIHRLLQFSYENKGFFYRQGNELPYDLIVIDESSMLSIDLAHALFTAISPGTTVVMIGDTQQLPSVGAGNVLDDMIKSGVIPTVKLNVIKRQADGSGIISNANRIINGEMPEIINQNKDFFVIEEDDKYRVIKKTQEALNRLMTAYNYSIDDIQIICPQKSSEIGTYELNKAIQEMVNPPAANKQEIKRGNSVFREGDKVIHLSNNYETPHYQRDPETGRYFAEENCGIFNGDIGRIIEISNIKEFESENEDSETSEKKVAVQYDDFIIIYHISDLEEIDLAYCLTVHKMQGSQCEAAIILCHMRNYVMLNRNLGYTAVTRAKKMACIIGQKKAIKLMVSNVKINERNSMLCDLLKL; encoded by the coding sequence GTGGCAACAGGACAATTTCAACAGCAAAGATGGTCGTTTGACAGTTACCCTGTGGGGACAAAGTTAAGTATTATTGGCCGCTTTGACTATAAAATATATGAAAATGCGGATAATGGATACAAAATTTATACTTTTGATATAGAAAGAATTGTTGATGAGGATGGGTTTGAGCATGAAACCCAAGATCTTATAAGTGTAACAGGATATTATGAGGTGAATGACCATTGTGCAGTTCTGCCCTGTAAAATTGTTGGTACTGTAGGAGTTTACAAAGGTGAAAAACAGCTTAAAGCTGATACTGTAGAATTTATTGAACCTGCTACAAATGAAGGAATAATAACCTTTCTATCATGTGGAATTATTAAAGGTGTGGGAGAAAAAACAGCACGAAATATAGTAATTGGTTATAAAACTTCCTCAGGTTTTGTAGAAGGTTTTGGTAGCAACACATTGGAGGTTATAAAGAATGAACCGCTGTCTCTGGTGAAAATCAAAGGCATTTCTGCTGATAAAGCGAGGCTTATCCACGATTCATATATGGAAAATATGGAATATCAGAATGTAATGATTTTCTTTCAAAAATTCGGAGTGTCGTCAGCCAAGGCAATGAAGATTTACAATACTTTTAAAGGAACATCCATAGCTATTGCCGAGCAGAACCCATACATGTTTACAAATATAAAAGGATTTGGTTTTAAAACCTGTGATGAGATAGCAAAAAAACTTGGAATAGATTCTCATTCCATATTCAGAATGGAAGCCGCCCTAAAGAGCGTGTTGGAAACAGCTGAAACCGAAGGACACTGTTACTTGTACAGACAACAGCTTTTACAGGCAACTTCAAAAGCTTTAAGCGATAATGTTGATAAAATCAGTGAGGATGAACTGGATGAAGCATATAAGAGAATGATAAAATCAGGACTCCTTGTGAATGTAACATATACAGAAGAGGATGCCAGGTATGAAGCGGTTTATACCAGGGAAATGCACAAGATGGAATATGAGACTGCACTTGCTATTAAAAATATAGTCAGGTGTCAGCCGGACATTAGTGTTGCAAATGTGGACAGGCTGATAGAAGAGTTTGAAGAACTTAAAGGTTTTGAACTGGAAGAAATGCAAAAGGAGTCTGTCAGAGCTGTTTTTGAAACCAATATGCTAATACTCACCGGTTCTGCCGGAAGCGGAAAAACTACTACTGTAGAATGTATGATATATGTGCTGCAAAGAGTTTTTGAAAACCGTGAGGAAATGAGTTTTATGTTGGCGGCGCCTACGGGAAAGGCAGCTAAAAGGCTTACAGAAATAACAGGTTTTGAAGCAATGACCATACACCGACTTCTTCAATTTTCATATGAGAATAAAGGCTTTTTTTATAGACAGGGCAATGAACTTCCTTATGATTTAATAGTAATTGACGAAAGCAGCATGCTTAGCATAGATTTGGCTCATGCATTGTTTACTGCAATTTCACCTGGGACAACCGTAGTCATGATTGGTGATACTCAACAGCTTCCTTCTGTAGGTGCGGGAAACGTTCTTGATGATATGATAAAAAGTGGAGTTATACCTACAGTAAAGTTGAATGTCATAAAGCGTCAGGCAGACGGCTCCGGTATTATTTCAAATGCCAACAGGATTATAAATGGCGAAATGCCTGAAATAATCAATCAAAACAAGGACTTCTTTGTAATTGAAGAAGATGACAAATACAGAGTTATAAAGAAAACTCAGGAAGCATTAAATAGGCTTATGACAGCCTATAATTATTCAATAGATGATATTCAAATTATTTGCCCCCAAAAATCTTCTGAAATCGGTACTTATGAATTAAATAAAGCTATACAGGAGATGGTTAATCCTCCGGCAGCAAACAAACAGGAAATTAAAAGGGGAAATAGTGTTTTCAGAGAAGGAGACAAGGTTATTCATTTAAGCAATAATTACGAGACCCCTCATTATCAGAGAGACCCTGAAACGGGAAGATATTTTGCTGAAGAAAATTGTGGAATTTTTAACGGTGATATTGGAAGAATTATTGAAATATCAAATATTAAGGAATTTGAATCTGAAAATGAGGACTCAGAGACATCCGAAAAGAAAGTTGCAGTTCAGTATGATGACTTTATAATAATATATCATATTAGTGACCTTGAGGAGATAGATCTTGCATATTGCCTGACAGTTCATAAAATGCAGGGTTCCCAGTGTGAAGCAGCAATTATACTCTGTCATATGAGAAACTATGTTATGTTGAACAGAAATCTTGGATATACAGCTGTTACGAGAGCTAAAAAGATGGCATGTATTATAGGCCAAAAAAAGGCAATAAAATTAATGGTTTCAAATGTTAAAATAAATGAAAGAAATTCAATGCTTTGCGACCTTTTAAAGTTATGA
- the metK gene encoding methionine adenosyltransferase — translation MTKRLFTSESVTEGHPDKICDQISDAVLDAIYEKDPQARVACETTVTTGMVMVMGEITTNCYVDIPKVVRNTIREIGYDRAKYGFDCDTCAVITSIDEQSSDIAMGVDKALEAKVGEMSEEQIQAIGAGDQGMMFGFACDETPELMPMPIMLAHKLTLKLSEVRKNGLVKYLRPDGKSQVTIEYDGDKPVRVDTVVISTQHGADVDHDTIEKDIMEHVIIPVIPKELLDEKTKYFINPTGRFVVGGPQGDSGLTGRKIIVDTYGGYARHGGGAFSGKDPTKVDRSAAYAARYVAKNIVAAGIARKCEVQLAYAIGVAKPVSILVDTFGTAVIPEEKISELVNKHFDLRPAAIISKLDLRRPIYRKTAAYGHFGREDADFSWEKTDVADILRKEAGL, via the coding sequence ATGACAAAAAGGCTTTTTACTTCTGAATCAGTAACAGAAGGACATCCTGACAAAATCTGTGATCAGATATCTGATGCAGTATTGGATGCAATTTATGAAAAGGATCCTCAAGCGAGAGTTGCATGTGAAACAACAGTTACAACTGGTATGGTAATGGTAATGGGAGAAATAACAACTAACTGTTATGTTGATATTCCTAAAGTAGTAAGAAATACTATAAGAGAAATAGGTTATGATAGGGCAAAGTATGGTTTTGATTGTGATACATGTGCGGTGATAACTTCTATAGATGAACAATCATCAGACATTGCTATGGGTGTTGATAAGGCACTTGAAGCAAAAGTAGGTGAAATGAGTGAAGAACAGATTCAGGCCATAGGAGCAGGAGACCAGGGAATGATGTTTGGCTTTGCATGTGATGAAACACCTGAGTTGATGCCTATGCCTATAATGTTGGCTCATAAGCTTACTTTAAAGTTAAGTGAAGTAAGAAAGAACGGATTAGTAAAATATTTAAGACCTGATGGTAAATCACAGGTTACTATTGAGTATGATGGGGACAAGCCTGTTAGAGTTGATACTGTAGTTATATCCACTCAGCATGGAGCAGACGTAGACCATGATACTATAGAAAAGGATATAATGGAGCATGTAATCATTCCTGTAATTCCTAAAGAGTTGCTGGATGAGAAAACAAAGTACTTCATTAATCCTACAGGAAGATTTGTAGTAGGAGGACCTCAAGGAGATTCCGGACTTACAGGAAGAAAAATCATAGTTGATACTTATGGTGGATACGCTAGACACGGAGGCGGTGCTTTCTCAGGGAAAGACCCTACAAAGGTTGACCGTTCTGCTGCTTATGCTGCAAGATATGTTGCTAAAAACATCGTAGCAGCTGGAATTGCTCGCAAATGTGAGGTTCAACTGGCATATGCAATTGGTGTTGCAAAGCCTGTATCAATACTTGTAGATACATTTGGAACAGCTGTTATTCCTGAGGAGAAGATTTCAGAGTTAGTAAATAAGCACTTTGATTTAAGACCGGCTGCTATCATAAGCAAACTGGATTTAAGAAGGCCGATTTACAGAAAAACAGCAGCATACGGTCATTTTGGACGAGAAGATGCAGATTTTTCTTGGGAGAAGACGGATGTAGCTGATATATTAAGAAAAGAAGCAGGATTATAA
- a CDS encoding ComF family protein: protein MPIYICEKCVGEIDYYKNSILSLNLPVEIQNYCDGILCVGRYSDSLKEALRRFKFSNKPSYYRAFGKLLALKIESTGQKANFDMIVPVPLYKSRHKQRGYNQAELMAEQISKTLKVPCEKNLLIKTSPTKSQSALKRTDRLLNLEDAFMVVSDGVAANKNILLIDDIVTTGSTLNQCCKALKQAGAKRIIAGVIATTRNY, encoded by the coding sequence GTGCCAATATATATTTGTGAGAAATGTGTCGGGGAGATAGATTATTATAAAAATTCAATCCTATCATTAAATCTTCCCGTTGAAATACAAAACTATTGTGATGGCATACTCTGTGTGGGAAGATATTCAGATTCCTTGAAAGAGGCTTTGAGAAGGTTCAAGTTCAGCAATAAGCCGTCATATTATAGAGCGTTTGGAAAACTATTGGCTTTAAAGATAGAAAGTACAGGTCAAAAGGCCAATTTTGACATGATTGTTCCCGTTCCATTATATAAGAGCAGACACAAGCAGAGAGGCTACAATCAGGCAGAACTAATGGCAGAGCAGATTTCAAAAACATTAAAGGTGCCTTGTGAGAAAAATCTTTTAATCAAGACTTCTCCTACAAAGAGCCAAAGTGCTCTAAAAAGGACCGACCGTTTATTAAATCTCGAAGATGCATTTATGGTTGTTAGTGATGGAGTAGCAGCTAACAAAAACATATTATTAATTGATGATATCGTGACAACAGGAAGTACGCTTAATCAATGTTGTAAGGCATTAAAGCAGGCTGGTGCCAAAAGGATTATAGCGGGGGTTATTGCAACTACAAGAAATTATTGA
- a CDS encoding MerR family transcriptional regulator has translation MPDLRNCRRCGRMYNYIGGAPICQDCKNADEEIFKKVKDYLYDNPGATLSQVALEVDVSVEKIKLFLKEGRLEITDDSNIILECERCGKSIKTGRFCRECQNEVSIDLAKTTKKTQPDTSEQLRANGIGMRYLNKKI, from the coding sequence ATGCCAGATTTGAGAAACTGCAGAAGATGTGGCAGGATGTATAATTATATTGGCGGTGCTCCTATTTGTCAGGACTGTAAGAATGCCGATGAAGAAATTTTTAAAAAGGTAAAGGATTATTTGTATGATAATCCTGGTGCTACGCTGTCGCAGGTAGCTTTAGAAGTTGACGTGAGCGTGGAAAAGATAAAGTTGTTTTTGAAAGAGGGACGTCTGGAAATTACTGATGATTCAAACATAATTCTTGAGTGCGAAAGATGCGGTAAATCCATTAAGACAGGGAGATTTTGCAGAGAATGTCAAAACGAAGTCAGTATTGATTTGGCGAAAACAACCAAAAAGACTCAGCCAGATACATCAGAGCAATTAAGGGCAAATGGCATTGGAATGAGATACTTAAACAAAAAGATATAA
- a CDS encoding flagellar biosynthesis anti-sigma factor FlgM encodes MKISGDVYNVSKVYNTQNHVGAVNQVNSVKPKKDVISISNNAKDHQVVFKALKDVPDVRQNKIDEFKEVYHSGTYNVSGQEIVEKLGKAMIDEKA; translated from the coding sequence ATGAAGATTTCAGGTGACGTTTACAATGTTTCAAAGGTATACAACACTCAGAACCATGTAGGAGCGGTTAATCAGGTGAACTCTGTTAAACCTAAAAAGGATGTTATATCTATTTCAAATAACGCAAAGGATCATCAGGTTGTATTTAAGGCACTCAAGGATGTTCCTGACGTTAGGCAGAACAAAATAGATGAGTTTAAAGAAGTGTACCATTCCGGAACATACAATGTGAGCGGACAGGAAATTGTAGAGAAGCTTGGAAAAGCGATGATAGATGAAAAAGCATAA
- a CDS encoding thioesterase family protein: MDLKVGIIGSADILVSEENTAKTMGSGSLDVFATPAMIALMEKAASIAVQNYIDEDSSTVGTMINVKHMAATPIGLNVTARAELVEVDGKRLVFNVEAFDEKGKIGEGQHERFIINAQRFISKAKSKLNE; this comes from the coding sequence ATGGATTTAAAAGTTGGAATAATAGGAAGTGCAGATATACTTGTTTCAGAGGAAAATACTGCAAAAACTATGGGCAGTGGAAGTCTTGATGTCTTTGCAACACCAGCCATGATTGCATTGATGGAAAAGGCCGCTTCCATAGCAGTACAGAATTATATTGATGAAGACAGCTCAACAGTGGGAACCATGATAAATGTGAAGCACATGGCAGCGACACCTATTGGATTAAACGTAACTGCTCGGGCAGAGCTTGTTGAAGTAGACGGGAAAAGACTGGTATTTAATGTTGAGGCTTTTGATGAAAAGGGTAAAATAGGAGAGGGACAGCATGAGAGATTTATTATAAATGCTCAAAGATTTATATCAAAAGCAAAAAGTAAATTAAATGAATAA